TATATATAATATAACCGTCACTGAAGGGTTAATCAATAGAGATAAGTCAATAAGAAACTAAATACATCAATATTTTTGTTTCTCTGGAATAACGCCCCTCACTCCACCTTCTGGATTCTCCATATCTCCCTTATATCTTGGAATTAAATGGATATGAAGATGCATTACAGTCTGTCCTGCAGACTTTCCTATATTT
This region of Persephonella sp. genomic DNA includes:
- a CDS encoding HIT family protein, producing the protein MPFRHFENYFDATKEEKTAFIELIDKAKDFLDKKFHPDGYNIGINIGKSAGQTVMHLHIHLIPRYKGDMENPEGGVRGVIPEKQKY